A window from Malania oleifera isolate guangnan ecotype guangnan chromosome 7, ASM2987363v1, whole genome shotgun sequence encodes these proteins:
- the LOC131160721 gene encoding RNA pseudouridine synthase 7 isoform X2, translated as MKRKRKEKEEMEIVWQTPANPPEPHDYIFRNGRRHVRPYYFEFISHVKDRWAGKRIVDLFAEEFKGRPYDYYVSAVECGRIQVDGQIVPVSYIVKRSQKISHFLHRHEPPVMALDVSILHKESDVLTVCKPASVPVHPCGQYRKNTVVGILQAELDRLVSGLLILARTASKADFFRQQIEAGLVHKQYIAKVIGVFPEDEQVVSANVNYNAREGKSTAEAGESCGDTSLKGKIACTKFTRICTNGNYSIVLCEPITGRTHQIRVHLQYKGYPIANDMLYLSEFVPDRSVGGLSADRAAVKSHSLGSNSIENCINECEDKKGEDFSIDPMCTNCPNLIPKGYDAYEEGLWLQCIRYSGPDWSYECPYPDWAVLS; from the exons ATGAAGAGAAAGAGGAAGGAAAAGGAGGAGATGGAGATTGTATGGCAAACTCCTGCAAACCCTCCAGAGCCCCACGACTACATCTTCCGCAACG GGAGGCGCCATGTTAGACCGTACTACTTCGAGTTCATCTCCCAT GTCAAGGACCGGTGGGCGGGGAAACGCATTGTCGATCTTTTTGCTGAAGAGTTCAAGGGCCGGCCTTATGATTACTAT GTTAGCGCTGTGGAATGTGGACGGATACAGGTTGATGGTCAAATAGTGCCTGTTTCATACATAGTTAAACGATCACAGAAGATAAGCCACTTCTTACACAG GCATGAGCCACCAGTGATGGCATTGGACGTCTCAATTTTGCACAAAGAATCTGACGTGCTTACTGTTTGTAAGCCAGCATCTGTTCCA GTGCATCCCTGTGGTCAGTATCGCAAGAATACAGTTGTTGGCATCCTTCAGGCAGA ACTGGATCGCCTAGTCTCCGGACTGCTTATCCTGGCTCGAACTGCTTCTAAGGCTGACTTTTTCAGGCAACAG ATTGAAGCCGGACTGGTGCACAAACAGTACATCGCAAAAGTCATTGGAGTTTTTCCGGAGGATGAG CAAGTTGTCAGTGCAAATGTGAATTATAATGCTCGAGAAGGAAAGAGCACAGCTGAG GCGGGTGAGTCTTGTGGTGATACTTCCCTGAAGGGGAAGATTGCTTGTACAAAGTTTACTAGGATTTGTACAAATGGAAATTATAGCATCGTTTTATGCGAACCAATCACGGGTCGAACTCATCAA ATTCGTGTCCATCTGCAGTATAAAGGCTATCCAATAGCCAATGACATGCTCTACCTGTCTGAATTTGTTCCTGATCGTTCTGTTGGAGGGTTGAGTGCAGATAGAGCTGCGGTTAAATCCCATTCTCTAGGATCCAATTCTATCGAGAACTGTATTAATGAATGTGAAGACAAGAAGGGTGAAGATTTCAGCATTGATCCTATGTGTACAAACTGTCCAAATTTGATTCCTAAAGG
- the LOC131160718 gene encoding membrane-anchored ubiquitin-fold protein 3-like: MPEEDLVDIKFRLYDGSDIGPFQYSSASTVDMLKERIVLEWPKDKTITPKAANEVKLITSGKILENNKTVGQCKMPFGELPGGVIVMHVVVQPSLAKTKTEKKVEDSPRKIVCSCSIL; the protein is encoded by the exons ATGCCGGAAGAGGATTTGGTGGATATTAAGTTCCGGTTGTATGACGGGTCCGACATCGGACCGTTTCAGTACTCGTCCGCGTCGACCGTGGACATGCTCAAGGAGAGAATCGTCTTGGAATGGCCTAAAG ATAAAACAATTACACCGAAGGCAGCGAATGAAGTCAAACTGATAACTTCtgggaaaattttggagaacAACAAGACTGTTGGCCAGTGTAAAATGCCTTTTGGGGAGCTTCCAGGAGGGGTTATCGTTATGCATGTTGTTGTACAGCCATCTTTAGCAAAAACGAAGACAG AAAAGAAGGTCGAAGATTCGCCGAGGAAAATTGTTTGCTCATGCTCCATATTGTAA
- the LOC131160721 gene encoding RNA pseudouridine synthase 7 isoform X1 — MKRKRKEKEEMEIVWQTPANPPEPHDYIFRNGRRHVRPYYFEFISHVKDRWAGKRIVDLFAEEFKGRPYDYYVSAVECGRIQVDGQIVPVSYIVKRSQKISHFLHRHEPPVMALDVSILHKESDVLTVCKPASVPVHPCGQYRKNTVVGILQAEYSLAPLFPVHRLDRLVSGLLILARTASKADFFRQQIEAGLVHKQYIAKVIGVFPEDEQVVSANVNYNAREGKSTAEAGESCGDTSLKGKIACTKFTRICTNGNYSIVLCEPITGRTHQIRVHLQYKGYPIANDMLYLSEFVPDRSVGGLSADRAAVKSHSLGSNSIENCINECEDKKGEDFSIDPMCTNCPNLIPKGYDAYEEGLWLQCIRYSGPDWSYECPYPDWAVLS; from the exons ATGAAGAGAAAGAGGAAGGAAAAGGAGGAGATGGAGATTGTATGGCAAACTCCTGCAAACCCTCCAGAGCCCCACGACTACATCTTCCGCAACG GGAGGCGCCATGTTAGACCGTACTACTTCGAGTTCATCTCCCAT GTCAAGGACCGGTGGGCGGGGAAACGCATTGTCGATCTTTTTGCTGAAGAGTTCAAGGGCCGGCCTTATGATTACTAT GTTAGCGCTGTGGAATGTGGACGGATACAGGTTGATGGTCAAATAGTGCCTGTTTCATACATAGTTAAACGATCACAGAAGATAAGCCACTTCTTACACAG GCATGAGCCACCAGTGATGGCATTGGACGTCTCAATTTTGCACAAAGAATCTGACGTGCTTACTGTTTGTAAGCCAGCATCTGTTCCA GTGCATCCCTGTGGTCAGTATCGCAAGAATACAGTTGTTGGCATCCTTCAGGCAGAGTATAGCTTGGCACCTCTATTTC CGGTTCATAGACTGGATCGCCTAGTCTCCGGACTGCTTATCCTGGCTCGAACTGCTTCTAAGGCTGACTTTTTCAGGCAACAG ATTGAAGCCGGACTGGTGCACAAACAGTACATCGCAAAAGTCATTGGAGTTTTTCCGGAGGATGAG CAAGTTGTCAGTGCAAATGTGAATTATAATGCTCGAGAAGGAAAGAGCACAGCTGAG GCGGGTGAGTCTTGTGGTGATACTTCCCTGAAGGGGAAGATTGCTTGTACAAAGTTTACTAGGATTTGTACAAATGGAAATTATAGCATCGTTTTATGCGAACCAATCACGGGTCGAACTCATCAA ATTCGTGTCCATCTGCAGTATAAAGGCTATCCAATAGCCAATGACATGCTCTACCTGTCTGAATTTGTTCCTGATCGTTCTGTTGGAGGGTTGAGTGCAGATAGAGCTGCGGTTAAATCCCATTCTCTAGGATCCAATTCTATCGAGAACTGTATTAATGAATGTGAAGACAAGAAGGGTGAAGATTTCAGCATTGATCCTATGTGTACAAACTGTCCAAATTTGATTCCTAAAGG